In Quercus robur chromosome 11, dhQueRobu3.1, whole genome shotgun sequence, the following proteins share a genomic window:
- the LOC126707453 gene encoding heat shock cognate 70 kDa protein-like: MSDHGEGPAIGIDLGTTNLCVAVWQNGRAEIIVNDQGKRTTPSYVAFTHTERLVGDAAKTQVARNPTNSVFDAKRLIGRRFSDPLVQSDINHFPFKVIEGPGDTPMIIVEYKGKERHFSAEEISSMVLRRMREIAEDYLGTIVKNAVVTVPAYFNDSQRKATRDAAGLAGLNVLRIINEPTAATIAYGLHRMDSSIGKKNVLIFDLGGGTTDVSLITIEKGVFEVKAVAGDTHLGGEDFDNRMVKHFVNIFKRQHKVDISKNSKALRRLKNACEKAKEVLSSAMETTIDVDSLCNGIDFISTITRAKFAELNMDLFRKCIHIVEKCLTDAKMDKSCVHDVVVTGGSSRIPKVQELLREFFNGKELCKCINPDEAVACGAAVQAAILTGMGNEKLQDIVLLDVTPLSLGIEVHGSDMSIVIPRNTAIPTKKKEIYTTMRDNQTSMLFSVYMGEGDRTCDNNLLGQFELSGIPLAPRGVTKAKLCFDIDTNRILNVSAKEMTTGVTSKITFTNYKGRLSSEENDRMVQDAEICKAEDDEDRKKFEAWLKFGGHVVNGIATVAGLYFMGAGKIKFK, encoded by the exons ATGTCCGACCATGGAGAGGGTCCGGCGATAGGAATCGATCTGGGAACGACGAACTTGTGCGTGGCAGTGTGGCAAAATGGAAGAGCAGAGATAATAGTAAATGATCAGGGAAAGAGGACGACACCATCTTATGTTGCTTTCACTCACACGGAGCGCTTGGTCGGTGATGCGGCGAAGACGCAGGTCGCCAGGAACCCCACCAACTCCGTCTTTG ATGCCAAGCGATTGATTGGTAGGAGATTCAGCGATCCCTTGGTTCAGAGTGATATCAATCATTTTCCATTCAAGGTCATCGAAGGTCCTGGTGATACGCCTATGATCATTGTCGAGTATAAGGGCAAAGAGAGGCACTTTTCTGCTGAGGAAATCTCATCTATGGTCCTTAGAAGGATGCGTGAGATTGCCGAAGATTACCTGGgcacaattgtaaaaaatgCAGTTGTTACTGTCCCTGCCTACTTCAATGACTCACAACGTAAGGCAACAAGGGATGCTGCAGGCCTTGCAGGCCTGAATGTCTTGCGTATAATTAACGAACCAACTGCTGCCACCATTGCTTACGGTCTTCATAGGATGGACAGTAGCATTGGCAAAAAAAATGTACTGATTTTTGATTTGGGTGGTGGCACTACAGATGTTTCACTAATTACCATTGAGAAGGGTGTCTTTGAAGTAAAGGCTGTTGCTGGAGACACTCACCTTGGAGGTGAGGACTTTGATAACAGAATGGTAAAGCATTTCGTTAATATATTTAAGAGGCAGCACAAGGTGGACATTAGTAAAAACTCCAAAGCTCTTAGGAGGTTAAAAAACGCTTGTGAGAAAGCAAAAGAAGTTCTTTCTTCTGCAATGGAGACTACTATTGATGTTGATTCTTTATGTAATGGTATTGATTTCATTTCAACTATTACCCGTGCCAAATTTGCGGAACTCAATATGGATTTGTTCAGGAAGTGTATCCATATCGTGGAGAAGTGTTTGACTGATGCTAAGATGGACAAGAGCTGTGTCCATGATGTTGTTGTTACAGGTGGTTCTTCCAGAATTCCCAAGGTGCAGGAATTGTTGCGGGAATTCTTCAATGGGAAGGAACTTTGTAAGTGCATTAATCCAGATGAGGCTGTGGCTTGTGGAGCTGCAGTTCAAGCTGCAATCTTGACCGGAATGGGTAATGAGAAACTTCAAGACATCGTGCTCTTAGATGTCACTCCTCTGTCCCTCGGAATAGAGGTTCATGGATCAGATATGTCTATTGTGATTCCAAGAAATACCGCCATTCCCACCAAGAAGAAGGAGATATATACCACCATGAGGGACAACCAAACTTCTATGTTGTTCTCTGTTTACATGGGTGAGGGAGATAGAACTTGTGACAACAACTTATTGGGACAATTTGAGCTTTCTGGCATTCCATTAGCACCTAGGGGTGTTACTAAGGCAAAACTTTGTTTTGATATTGACACTAATCGTATCTTGAATGTTTCTGCCAAGGAGATGACCACTGGCGTGACGAGTAAGATCACTTTCACTAATTATAAGGGAAGACTGTCCAGTGAAGAGAATGACAGGATGGTCCAGGATGCAGAGATATGCAAGGCTGAAGATGATGAAGACAGGAAGAAGTTTGAAGCTTGGTTAAAATTTGGCGGGCATGTAGTTAATGGAATTGCGACAGTGGCGGGCCTATATTTCATGGGGgctggaaaaataaaatttaagtaa
- the LOC126704628 gene encoding uncharacterized protein LOC126704628, which produces MGELVNGMVAVNLTPDARKSIRFRWNHALIVKVFGRIVGFHYLHSKVVSLWKPVGRLDCVDLGHDFFLMRFGLVEDHKNVIKGGPWFIGGHFLTVRAWEPNFKPANALCNMVAVWIRLPKLPFEYYDLGVLREIGNAIGPVLRVNSNTASKARGRFARICIPVNLDKPLTTFILLEGVVQEVLYEGISTLCFSYGRVGHRREYCPFTIQEMTPAAMMEESNDSADQAETSGEVGDISKEAGKVDLDLKGDG; this is translated from the coding sequence ATGGGTGAACTGGTAAATGGCATGGTGGCTGTCAACCTGACTCCGGACGCGAGAAAATCCATTAGGTTTAGATGGAACCATGCACTGATCGTTAAGGTTTTTGGACGGATTGTGGGATTTCATTATCTTCACTCGAAGGTAGTGAGTTTATGGAAGCCAGTGGGGAGGCTTGACTGTGTTGACTTGGGTCATGATTTCTTCCTCATGAGGTTCGGGCTAGTTGAGGATCATAAGAACGTTATTAAGGGAGGTCCATGGTTTATTGGTGGACATTTCTTGACGGTTAGAGCGTGGGAACCGAACTTCAAGCCAGCTAACGCACTGTGTAACATGGTGGCTGTGTGGATTAGGCTACCAAAGCTCCCATTTGAATATTACGACCTTGGGGTGCTAAGGGAAATTGGCAATGCCATTGGACCGGTCCTAAGGGTGAACTCTAATACGGCATCAAAGGCAAGGGGCCGGTTTGCCAGAATTTGCATCCCAGTTAACTTGGACAAGCCGCTGACCACTTTTATTCTCCTTGAAGGGGTTGTACAAGAAGTCCTATATGAGGGTATTAGCACCCTATGCTTCTCCTATGGCCGGGTGGGACACAGACGGGAATATTGCCCTTTTACAATTCAGGAAATGACTCCAGCTGCGATGATGGAGGAGTCAAATGATTCTGCCGATCAAGCTGAAACTAGTGGTGAGGTTGGTGACATTTCAAAAGAGGCGGGAAAGGTCGATCTTGATTTGAAAGGTGATGGGTAG
- the LOC126704627 gene encoding uncharacterized protein LOC126704627, with product MVLLAHGVEFSRRPLRELGWRLLSKMETQNLNEEVRATSNSVRMNIILWNCRGALNPRFHVTLKNLIDTHSPSIVIVTETRVGGERAKDITDRLPFDGALHVDTIGYFGGIWVLWKSDDVEVTQLAKTEQEIHVVVKVRALNSSWLLSSIYASPRLEERKLLWNNLASIAPLHELPWLLLGAFNELLSSRDKLGGNPLNLRRVQLFKDCLDTYGMVDLGFHGPQFTWVNKREEGHFIQERLDRGFANAEWKSLHPKAAIHHLARTHSDHCPVLLKLDDHGPSNLCRPFRFQPMWMSHSLFPEVVTDSWTEDGPLKSNVEKFIADVKIWNREVFGDIFQRKKKNRG from the coding sequence ATGGTGCTTCTTGCACATGGAGTGGAATTCTCCAGGAGGCCTCTGAGGGAGTTGGGATGGAGATTGCTGAGCAAGATGGAAACTCAgaatctaaatgaagaagtgcGGGCTACCTCTAATTCTGTCCGAATGAATATTATTCTTTGGAATTGTAGGGGGGCTTTGAACCCTCGTTTTCATGTCACTTTGAAGAATTTGATAGACACCCACTCCCCCTCAATTGTGATTGTCACGGAAACACGTGTTGGTGGAGAGAGGGCAAAGGATATTACAGATAGGCTCCCTTTTGATGGAGCATTACATGTTGACACTATTGGTTACTTTGGTGGTATCTGGGTGCTTTGGAAGTCTGATGATGTTGAAGTTACACAATTAGCAAAAACTGAACAAGAAATTCACGTGGTGGTTAAGGTACGTGCTCTTAACTCCTCCTGGTTACTTTCATCAATCTATGCTAGTCCTAGATTAGAGGAAAGGAAATTGTTGTGGAATAATTTAGCTTCTATTGCTCCATTGCATGAATTACCCTGGCTATTGTTGGGTGCTTTTAATGAGTTATTATCTAGTAGGGACAAGCTGGGAGGTAACCCTCTTAATCTTAGAAGAGTTCAATTGTTTAAGGATTGTCTAGACACTTATGGTATGGTGGACTTGGGCTTTCATGGGCCTCAGTTCACTTGGGTCAATAAAAGGGAGGAGGGTCACTTCATTCAAGAAAGGTTGGATAGAGGGTTTGCTAATGCTGAGTGGAAAAGCCTGCATCCAAAGGCAGCAATACACCACTTGGCCCGCACACACTCTGACCATTGCCCCGTGCTGCTTAAGTTGGATGATCATGGCCCTTCTAATTTATGCAGGCCTTTTCGGTTCCAACCCATGTGGATGTCTCACTCCCTGTTCCCGGAAGTTGTAACTGACTCTTGGACTGAAGATGGTCCATTGAAATCGAATGTGGAAAAGTTCATAGCTGATGTCAAGATTTGGAATAGAGAAGTCTTTGGAGATATcttccaaaggaaaaaaaagaatagaggcTAA